One genomic region from Microcystis panniformis FACHB-1757 encodes:
- the tig gene encoding trigger factor: MKVIQEKLPASQIGLEIEIPAETTKNTHEKVVNNLAKSANIPGFRPGKVPRQILLQRLGTKAVKAAVIEELIENCLESALKQEGIESLGNPQLLSQFEDLIAAYEPGKALTFSVSVDVAPTIILGDYENLSVTAEETVYDPESVENWFKERQEQLATLVPVEDRGAQLGDVAIVDYRGKSAETGEDIPDIDGEDLRVDMEAGRFIEGMVEGIIGMKPEEVKEMTLTFPEDYPKEDVAAKAVIFTITMKELKAKELPELDDDFAQEVSDQETIAELRASLEKRFQEQAEKETKESIYDALTKELVKGATLDLPETLIEKEVTHILTQSFMEFQQMGLDVNQLFTKDNIPKMRENTRPDAIESLKETLVVQELAKVASIEVSPEAVAEKIAKIMEQLSDRDIDMQRLEQVITEEMLAENTLEWLKEKATITLVPKGSLEEETTEEEETEETFAFTEVEVLAAEAEEE, encoded by the coding sequence ATGAAAGTTATTCAGGAAAAGCTTCCTGCCAGTCAGATAGGTTTAGAAATTGAAATTCCCGCCGAAACCACGAAAAACACCCACGAGAAAGTGGTAAATAATTTAGCGAAGTCGGCCAATATACCCGGTTTTCGCCCCGGTAAGGTTCCCCGTCAGATTCTTCTGCAAAGATTGGGAACTAAAGCGGTAAAAGCGGCGGTAATTGAGGAATTAATCGAAAATTGCCTCGAATCTGCCCTAAAACAGGAGGGGATCGAGTCCCTGGGTAATCCCCAGCTATTGTCTCAGTTTGAGGATTTGATCGCTGCCTATGAACCGGGTAAAGCTTTGACTTTTTCAGTTTCCGTGGATGTGGCCCCGACAATTATTCTCGGAGATTACGAAAATCTGAGCGTTACTGCCGAAGAAACCGTTTATGATCCCGAATCCGTGGAAAATTGGTTTAAAGAGCGTCAAGAACAGTTAGCGACATTGGTTCCCGTGGAAGATCGCGGGGCGCAGCTGGGAGATGTGGCGATCGTTGATTATCGGGGAAAATCCGCCGAAACTGGCGAAGATATCCCGGATATTGACGGCGAAGATCTGCGGGTGGATATGGAAGCAGGACGCTTTATCGAGGGGATGGTGGAAGGAATTATCGGCATGAAACCGGAAGAAGTCAAAGAGATGACTTTAACTTTCCCAGAAGATTATCCGAAAGAGGATGTGGCAGCAAAAGCGGTAATCTTTACAATTACGATGAAAGAGTTAAAGGCAAAGGAATTACCGGAGCTTGACGACGATTTTGCCCAAGAAGTCAGCGATCAGGAAACAATCGCCGAATTAAGAGCGAGTTTAGAGAAACGTTTCCAAGAACAAGCGGAGAAGGAAACCAAAGAAAGCATTTATGACGCTTTAACCAAGGAATTGGTCAAAGGTGCGACTTTAGATTTACCGGAGACGCTGATCGAAAAGGAAGTGACGCATATTTTGACCCAAAGCTTCATGGAATTTCAACAAATGGGGCTAGATGTCAACCAGTTATTTACAAAAGATAATATTCCCAAAATGCGGGAAAACACCCGTCCCGATGCGATCGAAAGTCTGAAAGAGACTCTCGTGGTACAGGAATTGGCTAAAGTCGCCAGCATTGAAGTCAGTCCCGAAGCGGTAGCGGAAAAAATCGCTAAAATCATGGAGCAATTGTCCGATCGCGACATAGATATGCAGCGTCTGGAACAGGTGATCACCGAAGAAATGCTGGCGGAAAACACCCTAGAATGGCTGAAAGAAAAGGCTACTATCACCCTCGTCCCCAAAGGTTCCCTAGAGGAAGAAACAACCGAGGAGGAGGAAACAGAAGAAACCTTCGCATTCACCGAAGTGGAAGTGTTGGCAGCTGAGGCTGAGGAAGAATAA
- a CDS encoding aspartate-semialdehyde dehydrogenase has protein sequence MSQKVRVAILGATGAVGTELLELLASRQFPLASLKLLASERSAGKTLDFRGESLLIEAVNERSFQDVDIVLASAGGSTSKAWAKTIVESGATIIDNSSAFRMNPEVPLVVPEINPDSVDNHRGIIANPNCTTILLGVAIWPLHQVQALERVVVSTYQSASGAGARAMEEVKQQAQAILDNRQPPTNSFPYPLAFNLFPHNTPINGQGYCEEEMKMVNETRKIFACPELRVSATCVRVPVLRAHSESVNLEFSRPFSVLKAREILESAPGVRLVEDWDANYFPMPIDATGRDEVLVGRIRQDISHPNGLELWLCGDQIRKGAALNAVQIAELLVKKNLVGSRLATV, from the coding sequence TTGAGTCAAAAAGTACGGGTCGCTATTTTAGGGGCCACCGGGGCCGTGGGAACGGAATTACTAGAGTTATTAGCTAGTCGTCAATTCCCTCTCGCTAGTCTAAAATTACTGGCTTCCGAGCGTTCTGCTGGAAAAACCCTCGATTTTCGGGGCGAAAGTCTCCTAATCGAAGCGGTAAACGAGCGCTCTTTTCAGGACGTGGATATCGTTCTCGCTTCTGCGGGGGGATCCACCTCGAAAGCTTGGGCGAAAACTATTGTCGAGTCGGGTGCGACGATTATCGATAACTCCAGCGCTTTTCGCATGAATCCCGAAGTGCCTCTGGTTGTCCCGGAAATCAATCCCGACAGTGTGGACAATCACCGGGGCATTATCGCTAATCCCAACTGTACGACAATTCTTTTAGGAGTGGCGATCTGGCCTCTCCACCAAGTACAGGCGCTCGAGCGAGTAGTAGTTTCTACTTATCAGTCCGCTAGTGGTGCTGGAGCGCGAGCCATGGAGGAGGTAAAACAGCAAGCGCAAGCAATTCTGGACAATCGGCAACCTCCCACTAATTCCTTCCCCTATCCCCTCGCTTTTAATCTTTTTCCCCACAATACCCCGATTAATGGTCAAGGGTACTGCGAGGAAGAAATGAAAATGGTCAACGAAACCCGCAAGATTTTTGCTTGTCCAGAGCTGCGGGTTAGTGCCACCTGTGTGAGGGTTCCCGTCCTGCGCGCCCATTCGGAATCGGTTAACCTAGAATTTAGTCGGCCTTTTTCTGTGCTGAAAGCCAGAGAAATTCTTGAGTCTGCTCCGGGGGTAAGATTAGTGGAAGATTGGGACGCTAATTATTTTCCCATGCCAATTGATGCCACCGGTCGCGATGAAGTATTAGTGGGACGCATTCGTCAAGATATCTCCCATCCTAACGGTCTAGAATTGTGGCTATGCGGCGATCAAATTCGCAAGGGTGCGGCTTTAAATGCTGTACAAATTGCCGAACTTTTAGTTAAGAAAAATCTCGTCGGTTCAAGATTAGCAACAGTTTGA
- the dapA gene encoding 4-hydroxy-tetrahydrodipicolinate synthase translates to MSETYFGRVITAMVTPFTVEGQVNYGMVEKLADYLVTHGSDGIVVCGTTGESPTLSWQEEYELFSIVKKAVNGRGKVIAGTGSNCTSEAIEATQQAAKLGLDGSLQVVPYYNKPPQEGLYEHFRAIAKACPDLPVMVYNIPGRTGQNMTPETIIKLAAVDNIVAVKEASGNLEQTCKIYCHTPENFAIYSGDDFLTLPLMTCGAVGVVSVASHLVGEEIQGMIQAFLTGDAAKAIEINLKLFPLFKGLFCATNPIPIKAALNLVGWEVGGLRLPLCSLSPELEEGLAKVMQELALI, encoded by the coding sequence ATGAGTGAAACATATTTTGGACGAGTAATTACGGCGATGGTGACACCCTTCACCGTCGAGGGTCAAGTTAATTATGGGATGGTGGAAAAATTGGCCGATTATCTAGTTACCCACGGTAGCGATGGTATAGTGGTCTGTGGGACGACGGGAGAATCACCCACCCTAAGTTGGCAGGAAGAATACGAACTATTTAGTATTGTCAAAAAAGCGGTTAATGGTCGGGGAAAAGTGATTGCGGGGACGGGTTCTAATTGCACTTCCGAAGCGATCGAAGCGACCCAACAGGCTGCTAAACTGGGTTTAGATGGTTCTTTACAAGTGGTTCCCTACTACAATAAACCTCCCCAAGAGGGTTTATATGAGCATTTTCGCGCCATTGCCAAAGCTTGTCCCGATCTGCCAGTAATGGTTTATAATATACCTGGTCGCACGGGTCAAAATATGACCCCAGAAACGATTATTAAACTGGCAGCAGTTGATAATATTGTGGCGGTAAAAGAAGCTAGTGGTAATTTAGAACAAACCTGTAAGATTTACTGTCATACTCCTGAAAATTTCGCTATTTATTCCGGCGATGATTTTCTTACCTTACCCCTAATGACCTGTGGTGCGGTGGGAGTGGTCAGTGTTGCCAGTCATCTAGTGGGAGAAGAAATTCAAGGAATGATTCAAGCTTTCTTAACTGGAGATGCGGCCAAAGCGATCGAGATTAATTTGAAATTATTTCCCCTGTTTAAAGGTTTATTCTGTGCCACTAATCCAATTCCAATTAAAGCGGCCTTAAATCTAGTCGGTTGGGAAGTGGGGGGTCTAAGACTTCCTTTATGTTCCCTAAGTCCCGAGCTAGAAGAAGGATTAGCAAAAGTTATGCAAGAATTGGCTTTAATCTAG
- a CDS encoding ribonuclease J, producing the protein MIQDKTQAKLKIIPLGGLHEIGKNTCVFEYDDEIILLDAGLAFPSDDMHGVNVVLPDMTYLRENRHKIKGMIVTHGHEDHIGGIPYHLKQFDVPIIYGPRLAMALLRDKLEEAGLVNRTKLETVAPRQMVRLGKSFMVEYIRNTHSIADSFCVAIHTPLGIIIHTGDFKIDHTPVDGEFFDLQKIAEHGEKGVLCLLSDSTNAEVPGYTPSEASVYPGLERVFNQATGRIMITTFASSVHRINLVLKLAQKFNRKVVVVGRSMLNVIAHARNLGYIKCPDDIFEPLKATRNLADDKIVILTTGSQGEPLAAMTRISKGEHPHIRARQGDTIVFSANPIPGNTIAVVNTIDRLMMQGANVVYGRDKGIHVSGHGSQEDHKLMLSLTRPKFFVPVHGEHRMLVKHAQMAQSMGIPAENMVIVKNGDTIELTSDRIGLGAPVPSGIELVDQAGVVHEHIMQERQQLAEDGVITIAAFVNAEGQLSAPPEINLRGVVTKVEIPLLNQLIIRAIERCLSDRIGEFKTATGDPDWAGLRAEIETTLQRLIKRELQSQPLVIFLLQAAATEPANNRTYRRRRPAATMAS; encoded by the coding sequence ATGATTCAAGATAAAACCCAAGCAAAACTAAAGATCATTCCACTAGGAGGACTACACGAAATCGGCAAAAACACCTGTGTTTTTGAATACGATGATGAGATTATTCTCTTGGATGCTGGTTTAGCTTTTCCTTCCGATGATATGCACGGGGTCAATGTAGTGCTTCCCGATATGACTTATCTAAGAGAAAATCGCCATAAAATTAAGGGTATGATTGTCACCCACGGTCACGAAGATCATATCGGTGGCATTCCCTACCATCTCAAACAATTTGATGTACCAATTATCTACGGTCCGCGTCTAGCGATGGCTTTATTGCGGGATAAATTGGAAGAAGCAGGATTAGTAAATCGTACTAAATTAGAAACCGTTGCTCCTCGGCAAATGGTGCGTTTAGGTAAATCTTTCATGGTGGAATATATCCGCAATACCCACTCGATCGCCGATAGTTTTTGTGTAGCAATTCACACTCCTTTAGGGATAATTATTCACACAGGAGATTTTAAAATTGACCATACTCCCGTCGATGGCGAATTTTTTGATCTGCAAAAAATTGCCGAACATGGCGAGAAAGGGGTGCTATGTTTATTGAGTGATTCCACTAACGCGGAAGTACCCGGTTATACTCCCTCGGAAGCTTCCGTTTATCCCGGTTTAGAGCGGGTTTTTAACCAAGCAACGGGACGGATTATGATCACTACCTTTGCTTCCTCGGTGCATCGGATTAATCTGGTGTTGAAATTGGCCCAGAAATTTAACCGGAAAGTGGTGGTAGTGGGTCGATCGATGTTAAATGTCATCGCTCATGCGCGCAATTTGGGGTATATAAAATGTCCCGACGATATATTTGAACCCCTGAAAGCGACCCGCAATTTAGCCGATGATAAAATCGTCATTTTAACCACAGGCTCCCAGGGGGAACCTTTAGCGGCCATGACGCGGATTTCTAAGGGTGAACATCCTCATATTCGTGCGCGTCAGGGGGATACGATTGTCTTTTCCGCTAATCCGATTCCGGGTAATACGATCGCTGTGGTCAATACAATTGATCGCCTGATGATGCAGGGTGCTAACGTAGTTTACGGACGCGATAAGGGAATTCACGTTTCCGGCCATGGTTCCCAAGAAGACCATAAATTGATGCTATCTTTGACGCGGCCGAAGTTTTTTGTGCCAGTGCATGGAGAACACCGAATGCTGGTCAAACACGCTCAGATGGCCCAAAGTATGGGGATTCCCGCCGAAAATATGGTAATTGTCAAAAATGGTGACACGATCGAGTTAACTAGCGATCGCATTGGCCTCGGCGCGCCAGTGCCTTCGGGAATCGAGTTAGTTGATCAAGCGGGTGTGGTCCACGAACACATTATGCAGGAAAGACAACAATTAGCCGAAGATGGTGTGATTACGATCGCCGCCTTCGTTAACGCTGAGGGACAATTAAGCGCACCTCCAGAGATTAATTTGCGCGGTGTGGTGACAAAAGTGGAAATCCCGCTGCTGAATCAGTTAATTATTCGGGCGATCGAACGCTGTTTAAGCGATCGCATTGGTGAATTTAAAACTGCGACGGGGGACCCAGATTGGGCCGGTTTGCGGGCCGAAATCGAGACGACTTTGCAACGTTTAATCAAACGGGAGTTACAGAGTCAACCTCTAGTGATTTTCCTCCTGCAAGCGGCGGCAACGGAACCAGCGAACAATCGTACTTATCGCCGCCGCCGTCCCGCAGCTACCATGGCCTCCTAA
- the larB gene encoding nickel pincer cofactor biosynthesis protein LarB: MLHAADLRSLLTAVARGEINPETALDKLKHLAFEPVEDFAKIDHHRQLRTGFPEVIWGPGKTTAQIAQIINVLRQNSPVVMATRIEAEIAAQLQEQVTDLVYYPLARICAIAAAAPENPPKGIISILTAGTADIPVAEEAAVTAQLCGFSVQRLWDVGVAGIHRLLNHRHLLDAADVLIVVAGMEGALPSVVAGLVDRPVIAVPTSIGYGTSFGGIAPLLTMLNSCAVGIGVVNIDNGFGAAMLAGQILRTAARLA; this comes from the coding sequence ATGTTGCACGCTGCCGATTTGCGATCGCTGCTGACCGCCGTTGCCAGGGGAGAAATTAACCCGGAGACAGCCTTAGATAAACTTAAACATCTGGCCTTTGAACCGGTGGAAGACTTCGCTAAAATTGACCATCATCGTCAATTAAGAACGGGATTTCCGGAGGTTATCTGGGGGCCGGGTAAAACCACCGCTCAAATCGCCCAAATTATCAATGTTTTGCGTCAAAATAGTCCCGTGGTTATGGCCACCCGGATTGAAGCAGAGATAGCAGCCCAGCTACAGGAACAGGTGACAGACTTAGTTTATTATCCCTTAGCCCGCATCTGTGCCATTGCCGCAGCTGCCCCAGAAAATCCCCCAAAAGGGATAATTTCCATCCTAACGGCGGGAACTGCCGATATTCCCGTAGCGGAGGAGGCGGCGGTTACTGCTCAATTATGCGGTTTTTCCGTGCAGCGTCTTTGGGATGTGGGAGTAGCGGGAATTCATCGCCTCTTGAATCATCGCCATCTATTGGATGCCGCCGATGTGTTAATTGTTGTTGCGGGAATGGAAGGAGCCTTACCAAGTGTGGTAGCGGGATTAGTCGATCGCCCGGTGATCGCCGTTCCCACGAGTATCGGTTACGGAACCAGTTTCGGTGGTATTGCTCCTTTGTTAACTATGCTCAATTCCTGCGCGGTCGGCATCGGTGTGGTTAATATAGATAATGGTTTTGGGGCTGCCATGTTAGCCGGCCAAATTTTACGCACGGCGGCCAGATTAGCTTAG
- the dxs gene encoding 1-deoxy-D-xylulose-5-phosphate synthase produces MHLSEITHPNQLHGLSLRQLEDIARQIREKHLQTIAATGGHLGPGLGVVELTIALYQTLDLDRDKVLWDVGHQAYPHKLLTGRYNDFHTLRQKNGVAGYLKRCESKFDHFGAGHASTSISAGLGMALARDAKGEDFKVVSIIGDGALTGGMALEAINHAGHLPNTNIMVILNDNEMSISPNVGAISRYLNKVRLSEPVQFIADNLEEQLKHLPFFGDSLTPEMERVKEGMKRLAVPKVGAVIEELGFKYFGPIDGHNIPELIATFKQAHKVHGPVFVHVATVKGKGYEWAEKDQVGYHAQNPFNLATGKPIPSSKPKPPAYSKVFGHTLTKLAENDPRIIGITAAMATGTGLDKFQAKLPKQYIDVGIAEQHAVTLAGGLACEGMRPVVTIYSTFLQRAFDQIIHDICIQNLPVFFCMDRAGIVGADGPTHQGMYDIAYLRCIPNMTIMAPKDEAELQRMVVTGINHTSGPIAMRYPRGNGLGVPLMEEGWEALPIGKGEILRSGDDILLLGYGTMVNTSLQVAEILSEHGIEATVVNARFVKPLDTELIFPLAQRLGKVVTLEEGCLMGGFGSAVLEALQDANILVPVKRFGVPDKLVDHATPEESFADLGLTSPQIAEQVLAAFFSQKQTANVG; encoded by the coding sequence ATGCACCTAAGTGAAATTACTCATCCCAACCAGTTACATGGTTTATCACTCCGTCAATTAGAAGATATTGCCCGTCAGATTCGCGAAAAACACCTCCAGACGATCGCCGCTACCGGTGGACATTTGGGACCGGGGTTAGGAGTCGTAGAACTAACGATCGCCCTTTACCAAACCCTCGATCTCGATCGCGATAAAGTCCTTTGGGACGTGGGACACCAAGCTTATCCGCACAAACTCCTCACCGGCCGCTATAACGATTTCCACACCCTGCGCCAAAAAAACGGCGTTGCGGGCTATCTAAAACGTTGTGAGAGCAAATTTGACCATTTTGGGGCTGGACACGCCTCCACGAGCATTTCTGCTGGGTTAGGAATGGCTTTAGCCCGGGATGCCAAGGGGGAAGATTTCAAGGTGGTATCGATCATCGGGGATGGCGCTTTAACCGGGGGTATGGCCCTAGAAGCGATTAACCATGCTGGACATTTACCGAACACCAACATCATGGTTATCCTCAACGATAACGAGATGTCCATTTCCCCCAACGTCGGGGCAATTTCCCGCTATCTCAATAAAGTTCGTTTGAGCGAACCCGTCCAGTTTATCGCCGATAATCTCGAAGAACAATTGAAACACCTACCCTTCTTCGGTGACTCCCTCACCCCCGAAATGGAACGAGTCAAAGAAGGGATGAAACGGTTAGCAGTTCCCAAAGTCGGCGCTGTCATTGAAGAATTGGGCTTTAAATATTTTGGCCCGATTGATGGTCATAATATTCCCGAATTAATCGCCACTTTTAAACAGGCCCACAAGGTTCACGGACCGGTTTTCGTCCACGTTGCCACCGTTAAAGGCAAAGGCTACGAATGGGCCGAAAAAGATCAAGTGGGTTATCATGCCCAAAATCCCTTTAATTTAGCCACGGGTAAACCGATTCCCTCCAGTAAACCGAAACCTCCCGCTTATTCTAAAGTTTTCGGGCATACTCTCACTAAATTAGCGGAAAATGACCCGCGCATTATCGGTATCACCGCCGCCATGGCCACCGGGACGGGATTAGATAAATTTCAGGCAAAACTACCGAAACAGTACATCGATGTGGGAATTGCGGAACAACACGCCGTTACTCTCGCTGGTGGTCTTGCTTGCGAAGGAATGCGCCCAGTTGTCACTATTTACTCTACTTTCCTGCAGCGGGCTTTTGATCAGATTATTCACGATATCTGCATTCAAAATCTGCCAGTTTTCTTCTGCATGGACCGGGCCGGTATTGTCGGGGCCGATGGACCGACTCACCAAGGGATGTACGATATCGCCTACCTGCGTTGTATCCCCAATATGACCATTATGGCCCCGAAAGATGAGGCGGAACTGCAAAGAATGGTCGTAACGGGGATTAATCATACCAGCGGCCCCATTGCCATGCGTTACCCCCGGGGCAACGGTTTAGGGGTTCCCCTGATGGAAGAGGGTTGGGAAGCTTTACCCATCGGTAAGGGCGAAATTCTCCGCAGTGGCGATGATATTCTCCTGTTAGGATACGGCACTATGGTTAACACTTCCCTACAGGTGGCCGAAATCCTCAGCGAACACGGCATCGAGGCCACAGTGGTTAATGCTCGTTTTGTCAAGCCCCTTGATACAGAACTTATCTTTCCCCTTGCCCAACGTCTTGGTAAGGTGGTGACTTTAGAAGAAGGTTGTTTGATGGGTGGTTTTGGTTCTGCGGTTTTGGAAGCTTTACAGGATGCTAATATTCTAGTTCCGGTCAAGCGTTTCGGGGTTCCCGATAAATTAGTGGACCACGCAACACCAGAGGAATCCTTCGCTGATTTGGGTTTAACCAGTCCCCAGATTGCCGAACAGGTTTTGGCGGCATTTTTTAGCCAAAAACAAACCGCTAACGTTGGTTAA
- a CDS encoding serine/threonine-protein kinase — protein MKPCYCINPNCYQPGHPSNNNSNTRYCQSCGSQLLLNGKYRVSRLLSDTTGFGIVYEAFEGFTAKILKVLQEKWNNEPKAVELFKREYDVLLELSRQNVTGVPRADAYFQYSTREGKILHCLVMEKVEGIDLEQWLNQYDKLSQKRAFKWLREITLILDKIHQQNWLHQDIKPPNIMLRNSGELVLIDFGTAGTAREETQTYHQKGKGQQVTGITSAGYTPNEQQHGQAVIQSDFHALGRTFVHLLTGKHPLEIYDAVNDVLAWREETENIHPLLLDFIDELMGRLPRNRPANTRVILQRLDEIERQLKLPPITPNRPSPPAQRNPQPVVTQKQPPVIPNINPSPPVSPAPVPKKTPAQPVKKNNLRNRMIALGGVLLLGIGITQVYGYLKYKRFPVTPQLLISDLSSLRFLDKTLTGHSNVVWSVAYSPDGRYLASGSWDKTIKIWEVATGKQLRTLTGHSDWVRSVVYSPDGRYLASGSWDKTIKIWEVATGKELRTLTGHSREVMSVVYSPDGRYLASGSDDDTLTIWEVATGKQLRTLTGHSLFVMSVVYSPDGRYLASGNDDKTIKIWEVATGKQLRTLTGHSDWVRSVVYSPDGRYLASGSWDKTIKIWEVATGKELRTLTGHSREVMSVVYSPDGRYLASGSDDNTIKIWEVATGKELRTLTGHSDVVISVVYSPDGRYLASGSGDNTIKIWRVGQ, from the coding sequence ATGAAACCCTGTTACTGCATTAATCCCAATTGTTATCAACCGGGTCATCCGAGTAATAATAACTCGAATACTCGTTACTGTCAAAGTTGCGGCTCTCAATTGTTGTTAAATGGTAAATATAGGGTGAGTCGGTTATTGAGTGATACGACTGGTTTTGGCATTGTTTATGAGGCTTTTGAAGGTTTTACGGCAAAAATCCTCAAGGTATTACAAGAAAAATGGAATAATGAACCGAAAGCAGTTGAATTATTTAAACGGGAATATGACGTTTTATTAGAGTTGAGTCGTCAAAATGTCACCGGTGTTCCTCGAGCAGATGCCTATTTTCAATATTCCACGAGGGAGGGGAAAATATTACACTGTTTAGTTATGGAAAAAGTGGAGGGTATTGATTTAGAACAGTGGCTCAACCAGTATGATAAGTTAAGTCAAAAACGGGCTTTTAAATGGCTGAGAGAAATTACTTTAATTCTCGATAAAATTCATCAACAGAATTGGCTGCATCAAGATATTAAACCCCCTAATATTATGTTGCGGAATAGTGGCGAGTTGGTGTTAATTGATTTTGGGACAGCAGGGACAGCAAGGGAAGAAACCCAAACCTATCATCAAAAGGGAAAAGGTCAACAAGTAACAGGTATTACCTCAGCCGGATATACACCCAATGAACAACAACATGGCCAAGCAGTGATTCAATCAGATTTTCATGCTTTAGGACGAACTTTTGTACATTTATTAACCGGAAAACATCCCTTAGAAATTTATGATGCGGTTAATGATGTTTTAGCTTGGCGAGAAGAAACGGAAAATATTCACCCGTTATTGTTGGATTTTATTGATGAGTTGATGGGGAGATTACCAAGGAATAGACCGGCTAATACTAGGGTTATTTTACAACGTTTAGATGAGATTGAAAGGCAATTAAAGTTACCTCCTATAACTCCTAATAGACCATCTCCACCAGCACAACGAAATCCGCAGCCTGTTGTAACTCAAAAACAACCGCCAGTTATTCCTAATATTAATCCTTCTCCGCCGGTTTCACCCGCACCTGTACCCAAAAAAACACCAGCACAACCGGTTAAAAAGAATAATCTGAGAAACAGAATGATAGCTCTTGGTGGAGTTTTGTTATTAGGAATAGGAATAACGCAAGTTTATGGTTATTTAAAATATAAAAGATTTCCGGTTACTCCTCAATTATTAATATCTGATTTATCTAGTCTTCGCTTCTTAGATAAAACCCTTACTGGTCATTCTAATGTGGTTTGGTCAGTAGCATATAGTCCCGATGGCCGCTATTTAGCTAGTGGGAGTTGGGACAAAACTATCAAAATTTGGGAGGTAGCAACGGGAAAACAATTGCGTACTCTTACCGGTCATTCTGACTGGGTTAGGTCAGTAGTATATAGTCCCGATGGTCGCTATTTAGCCAGTGGGAGTTGGGACAAAACTATCAAAATTTGGGAGGTAGCAACGGGAAAAGAATTGCGTACCCTTACTGGTCATTCTCGCGAGGTTATGTCAGTGGTATATAGTCCCGATGGTCGCTATTTAGCCAGTGGGAGTGATGACGATACTCTCACAATTTGGGAGGTGGCAACGGGAAAACAATTGCGTACTCTTACTGGTCATTCTCTCTTTGTTATGTCAGTAGTATATAGTCCCGATGGTCGCTATTTAGCTAGTGGGAATGATGACAAAACTATCAAAATTTGGGAGGTAGCAACGGGAAAACAATTGCGTACTCTTACCGGTCATTCTGACTGGGTTAGGTCAGTAGTATATAGTCCCGATGGTCGCTATTTAGCCAGTGGGAGTTGGGACAAAACTATCAAAATTTGGGAGGTAGCAACGGGAAAAGAATTGCGTACCCTTACTGGTCATTCTCGCGAGGTTATGTCAGTGGTATATAGTCCCGATGGTCGCTATTTAGCCAGTGGGAGTGATGACAATACTATCAAAATTTGGGAAGTAGCAACCGGAAAAGAATTGCGTACCCTTACTGGTCATTCTGATGTGGTTATCTCAGTAGTATATAGTCCCGATGGCCGCTATTTAGCTAGTGGAAGTGGTGACAATACTATCAAAATTTGGCGGGTGGGACAGTAA
- a CDS encoding TetR/AcrR family transcriptional regulator — MQSLFQRSLTETNSGEEDTRSRILQAALRLFAAKGYEGTTTKDLAGKANVAEGTLFRYFPNKKAILIEVATRGWVDILTDLLTELSEMGSYKAVAQVMRRRVLRMRENSDLLRVCFIEAQFHPELKDRIQSEVIAKMTDVAEAFFQTAIDRGIYRPMNPKIVAQVFLGMFAIAGFSSETILDSNASPLALQEMAEGIAEIFLNGVLVK, encoded by the coding sequence ATGCAAAGTCTTTTTCAACGTTCCCTAACTGAGACCAATTCTGGGGAAGAAGATACCCGTAGTCGTATTCTACAGGCCGCTTTACGTTTATTTGCCGCTAAGGGTTATGAAGGAACCACGACCAAAGACCTAGCAGGAAAAGCAAATGTGGCAGAAGGAACTTTATTTCGTTATTTTCCCAACAAAAAGGCGATTTTAATCGAAGTGGCCACTAGGGGATGGGTGGATATTCTCACCGACTTGCTGACGGAATTGAGCGAAATGGGCAGTTATAAAGCGGTAGCGCAGGTGATGCGACGTAGGGTGTTGAGAATGCGAGAAAATAGCGATTTATTGCGAGTTTGTTTTATAGAGGCACAATTTCACCCCGAATTAAAAGATCGGATTCAATCGGAGGTAATTGCTAAAATGACCGATGTGGCCGAGGCTTTTTTTCAAACAGCGATCGATCGTGGTATCTATCGTCCCATGAATCCGAAAATTGTGGCCCAGGTTTTTCTAGGAATGTTTGCAATTGCCGGTTTTTCCAGTGAAACTATTTTAGATAGCAATGCTTCCCCCTTAGCTTTACAAGAAATGGCCGAAGGTATTGCCGAAATTTTTCTGAATGGAGTGTTAGTTAAGTAG